In a single window of the Deinococcus aetherius genome:
- a CDS encoding PIN domain-containing protein → MPLTELAVNTVTLIELEFGMSLKPARLAVVEVALNLWLPQVMVLDYGPQDAGITSYIRTALWQ, encoded by the coding sequence ATGCCCCTGACCGAACTGGCGGTCAACACCGTGACCCTGATTGAGCTGGAGTTCGGCATGAGCCTCAAACCCGCTCGCCTGGCGGTAGTGGAAGTGGCCCTGAACCTGTGGCTGCCGCAAGTCATGGTGCTGGACTACGGGCCGCAGGATGCCGGAATCACATCGTATATCCGCACCGCCCTTTGGCAATAG
- a CDS encoding type II toxin-antitoxin system Phd/YefM family antitoxin translates to MTVFNMHDAKKQLSKLVDAAERGETVVIARNGKPAVQLTAIGAAGQQWSPEAPAFFTSAPSPELADFEMPEDDVLPPHERNLF, encoded by the coding sequence ATGACTGTGTTCAACATGCACGACGCCAAAAAGCAGCTCAGCAAGCTGGTGGACGCCGCCGAGCGCGGCGAAACTGTCGTCATCGCACGGAATGGCAAGCCCGCCGTTCAGTTGACCGCCATAGGAGCGGCAGGGCAACAGTGGTCTCCCGAAGCGCCGGCCTTCTTCACGTCCGCCCCCTCCCCCGAACTTGCCGACTTCGAGATGCCCGAGGACGATGTACTGCCGCCCCATGAACGGAACTTGTTCTGA
- the casA gene encoding type I-E CRISPR-associated protein Cse1/CasA: MLASFSLIDDGWIPSRPLEGGAVQHVGLREVLTQAQAFERIDDPSPLVTVALYRLCLAVLHRALRGPGDAAQVAEWYSGGFSQEAIHRYLDAHADRFDLFHETLPFMQVADLTPELDGGKYLSHWTRLGTEVGSANTTALFNPAGRPGGERNDSISPAEAARRLLEHQTFALGGLIKRFTTSAKAAPIATFALTLPQGRTLHETFCLNLVPYRPDGDAPAWEQPPLRAEAVRKLYEGSADLSRVVMGLTDHYSWVSRSVRLTQVEEDGSVRVRFIGFAAGIPFKNTLEETGKTVDPMVATVPGRDPKQPFPFPQKLRREQLFWRDVLALLPEPQNQRQVLEGGQAAGQVVRVKGTPPASVYHAREVLRALEEQGHSIGGSFDLDALEDAPTSRYAYAQPVIPVSVFGQVTDQGKAFSYRQEGYTLPHAFVEEPQRFTDEVFTALEAAKHAGGGLKQAIRRLVVETLSRGGEREPHKDDVNKLMDQLPAEATFWARLEAPFRQYLAALDDSPPAAAREWRRTLTRTAWDAWTLACQGVGEGAAALRAASIAKGILVSTLKPLNSGGD, translated from the coding sequence ATGTTGGCTAGCTTTTCGCTTATTGACGACGGCTGGATTCCCAGTCGTCCACTGGAAGGCGGCGCGGTGCAGCACGTGGGCCTGCGCGAGGTCCTGACGCAGGCGCAGGCGTTCGAACGTATAGATGACCCGTCGCCGCTGGTGACAGTGGCCCTGTACCGCCTGTGCCTCGCCGTGCTGCACCGGGCACTGCGAGGCCCGGGGGACGCCGCGCAGGTGGCGGAGTGGTACAGCGGCGGCTTCTCACAGGAGGCCATTCACAGATATCTGGACGCGCACGCGGACCGCTTCGACCTGTTTCACGAGACGCTGCCCTTTATGCAAGTGGCAGACCTGACGCCTGAACTGGACGGCGGCAAGTACCTGAGCCACTGGACCCGCCTGGGCACGGAAGTGGGCAGCGCGAATACGACGGCGCTGTTTAACCCGGCGGGGCGGCCCGGCGGCGAGCGGAACGACTCGATTTCCCCCGCTGAGGCCGCGCGGCGCTTGCTGGAGCATCAGACCTTTGCATTGGGGGGACTGATCAAGCGGTTTACTACGTCCGCCAAGGCCGCTCCCATCGCCACCTTCGCCCTCACCCTCCCGCAGGGCCGCACCCTGCACGAGACGTTCTGCCTGAATTTGGTGCCCTACCGGCCCGATGGGGACGCACCGGCCTGGGAACAACCTCCCCTACGCGCCGAGGCGGTGCGGAAGTTATATGAGGGGAGCGCCGATCTTTCCCGCGTAGTCATGGGCCTGACCGACCATTACTCCTGGGTCAGCCGCTCGGTTCGGTTGACCCAGGTGGAGGAAGACGGTTCGGTCCGCGTTCGTTTCATCGGTTTTGCGGCGGGCATTCCCTTCAAGAACACGCTGGAGGAGACGGGCAAGACTGTAGACCCGATGGTGGCGACGGTTCCTGGCCGTGATCCCAAGCAGCCCTTCCCCTTTCCCCAGAAGCTGCGCCGCGAGCAACTGTTCTGGCGTGACGTGCTGGCCCTGCTGCCCGAGCCGCAAAACCAGCGGCAAGTGCTGGAAGGCGGACAGGCGGCAGGCCAGGTGGTCCGGGTCAAGGGCACCCCACCCGCCAGCGTCTACCACGCCCGCGAGGTGCTGAGGGCGCTGGAGGAGCAGGGCCACAGCATCGGTGGCAGCTTCGACTTGGACGCACTGGAGGACGCCCCCACCAGTCGCTACGCATATGCGCAGCCAGTCATTCCGGTGAGTGTTTTCGGGCAGGTGACCGATCAGGGCAAGGCGTTCTCGTACCGGCAGGAGGGTTACACCCTGCCCCATGCCTTTGTCGAGGAGCCCCAGCGCTTCACCGACGAGGTGTTCACTGCCCTGGAAGCCGCCAAGCACGCGGGTGGCGGCCTCAAGCAAGCCATTCGCCGTCTGGTGGTGGAGACGCTCTCACGCGGTGGTGAGCGTGAGCCGCACAAAGACGACGTGAATAAGTTGATGGACCAACTTCCCGCCGAGGCGACGTTCTGGGCGCGGCTAGAGGCCCCGTTTCGACAATACCTCGCCGCGCTGGACGACTCGCCCCCGGCTGCGGCGCGGGAGTGGCGGCGCACCCTCACCCGCACCGCCTGGGACGCCTGGACGTTGGCCTGTCAGGGCGTGGGCGAAGGCGCGGCAGCGTTGCGGGCCGCGAGTATCGCCAAGGGCATTCTGGTCAGCACTTTAAAGCCATTGAATTCAGGAGGCGACTGA
- the casB gene encoding type I-E CRISPR-associated protein Cse2/CasB — protein sequence MTAEEEKKPQERQTQRQKQLEKWQRFFESLAEFDRGQLAKLRQSLANRPARFLTGTLYAAGLENETRVEWQRDVLELVAGLFSLVERPHDEQTEAEAERQKRKQQPLGLLLGELHVAQNRKSGRKLDAPSSIESRFLALLDADAEALPYQLRQALTLLKANDTKPDWARLTNDLMLWQTRLGDGIRREWSDAFYTEAAKQIRAEANTIDTPEPELAPEDPA from the coding sequence ATGACCGCAGAAGAAGAGAAAAAGCCTCAGGAAAGGCAGACCCAACGCCAAAAGCAACTGGAAAAATGGCAGAGGTTCTTTGAGTCCTTGGCGGAATTTGATCGCGGGCAATTGGCTAAGCTCCGCCAGTCGCTTGCCAATAGACCTGCCCGTTTCCTCACTGGCACTCTCTATGCTGCTGGGCTGGAAAATGAAACGCGCGTAGAGTGGCAAAGAGATGTCTTGGAACTCGTGGCGGGCCTGTTCTCGCTCGTTGAGCGTCCTCACGACGAGCAGACGGAGGCCGAGGCTGAGCGGCAAAAGCGCAAGCAGCAGCCGCTGGGACTGCTGCTAGGCGAACTGCACGTCGCACAGAACCGCAAATCAGGACGCAAGCTGGACGCACCTAGCAGCATCGAAAGCCGCTTCCTGGCTCTGTTGGATGCTGATGCGGAGGCATTGCCCTACCAGCTTCGGCAGGCGCTGACGCTGCTAAAGGCCAATGACACTAAGCCCGATTGGGCGCGACTTACCAATGACCTAATGCTCTGGCAGACCCGACTTGGCGATGGTATCCGCCGTGAATGGTCAGACGCCTTCTATACAGAAGCCGCCAAGCAAATTAGAGCTGAAGCCAATACCATAGACACACCCGAACCCGAACTCGCCCCGGAGGACCCCGCATGA
- the cas7e gene encoding type I-E CRISPR-associated protein Cas7/Cse4/CasC: MKALLELHLIQNFAPSNLNRDDTGSPKDAYFGGVRRARVSSQSFKRAMRMDFKERHLLTRDEIGERTKRAHEAIRDLLKEAGRGHEEAEKAAIEALKGVKLEVKTTKRKDGIQEKKTEYLVFLGRDELASFSQKILENWEGFEAHLKALEAEAQKKTPKAVDLPKELKANLLGALDGSRAVDIALFGRMLADLPDKNADAAAQVAHALGTHAMSRREFDFYTAVDDLKPNDTAGADMLGTVEFGSATFYRYLCIDLAKLRGNLGGDDDLVLRGLKALLYASVYAVPTGKQNTFAAHNLPSLISTVVRQDASPRNLANAFEVAVKAREGGHVAPSIEKLANEWDRQERIFGQGGRGRYVNAHDELEMEALGERQPNVETLIGSVLNDVRGVLGQLGQ, encoded by the coding sequence ATGAAGGCCCTGCTCGAACTGCACCTTATTCAGAACTTTGCCCCCAGCAACCTCAACCGCGACGATACCGGTAGCCCCAAGGACGCCTACTTCGGCGGGGTGCGCCGCGCCCGCGTCAGCAGCCAGAGCTTCAAGCGGGCGATGCGGATGGACTTCAAGGAACGCCACTTATTGACCCGCGACGAGATCGGCGAGCGGACCAAGCGTGCCCATGAGGCCATCCGCGACCTATTGAAGGAGGCTGGGCGGGGCCACGAGGAGGCTGAGAAAGCGGCCATAGAAGCTCTGAAAGGCGTGAAACTTGAGGTCAAGACGACCAAACGTAAGGATGGAATTCAAGAAAAGAAAACGGAATATCTCGTTTTCCTGGGTAGGGATGAATTGGCCTCGTTCAGTCAGAAGATTCTTGAAAATTGGGAGGGCTTCGAAGCTCATCTCAAAGCTTTAGAGGCTGAGGCACAGAAAAAAACTCCCAAAGCTGTAGACCTTCCCAAGGAATTGAAGGCAAACCTTCTAGGTGCTTTGGATGGCTCGCGCGCCGTGGACATCGCCCTCTTCGGGCGGATGCTGGCCGATCTGCCCGACAAGAATGCCGACGCCGCCGCGCAGGTGGCCCACGCACTGGGCACCCACGCCATGAGCCGCCGCGAGTTCGACTTTTACACGGCAGTGGACGACCTCAAGCCGAATGACACGGCGGGCGCGGACATGCTGGGCACGGTGGAGTTCGGCAGCGCCACCTTCTACCGTTACCTGTGCATTGACCTCGCCAAGCTGCGGGGGAACTTGGGCGGGGACGACGACCTGGTGCTGCGCGGGCTGAAGGCGCTGTTGTACGCCAGCGTGTACGCCGTACCCACTGGCAAGCAGAACACCTTTGCGGCACACAACCTCCCCAGCCTGATCTCCACCGTGGTGCGGCAGGACGCCAGCCCGCGCAACCTCGCCAATGCCTTCGAGGTGGCCGTGAAGGCCAGAGAGGGCGGCCACGTCGCGCCCAGCATCGAGAAACTGGCGAACGAGTGGGACAGGCAGGAGCGCATCTTCGGCCAGGGCGGGCGTGGGCGGTACGTGAACGCGCACGACGAGTTGGAGATGGAGGCCCTGGGCGAACGGCAGCCGAACGTGGAGACCCTGATTGGCAGCGTGCTCAACGATGTGCGCGGCGTGCTGGGCCAGTTGGGGCAGTGA
- the cas5e gene encoding type I-E CRISPR-associated protein Cas5/CasD, producing MATLLIRLVGPMQAWGTRSQFDDRDTEAEPSKSGVLGLVAAALGIDRAEPVDHLAALRFGVRVDREGVVRSDYHTAQLFPGERKTSTSVTRRAYLVDAAFWAALGGERPLLEATHAALRNPHWPLCLGRKSFPPSEALWLDGGVREGELLDVLRSAPSLRGERNDPDAPYRFVVDRDAVSGDTRRLSPGLRRDDPTASFAERRYALRDVWMFSEAPMARPAPLPEVG from the coding sequence ATGGCGACCTTGCTGATCCGGCTGGTGGGGCCGATGCAGGCGTGGGGCACCCGCAGCCAGTTCGACGACCGTGACACCGAGGCCGAGCCCAGCAAAAGCGGTGTGCTCGGCCTGGTGGCTGCGGCGCTGGGCATTGACCGGGCCGAGCCGGTGGACCACCTTGCCGCCCTGCGTTTCGGCGTGCGGGTGGACCGCGAAGGTGTGGTCCGCAGCGATTACCACACGGCGCAACTCTTTCCCGGCGAGCGCAAGACGAGCACCAGCGTGACGCGCCGCGCCTACCTCGTAGACGCTGCCTTCTGGGCAGCGTTGGGCGGCGAGCGTCCGCTGCTGGAAGCCACCCACGCGGCCCTGCGAAACCCGCACTGGCCCCTGTGCCTGGGACGCAAGAGCTTTCCGCCCTCGGAAGCGCTCTGGCTGGACGGCGGTGTCCGTGAGGGCGAGTTGCTGGACGTGCTGCGCTCGGCCCCCAGCCTGCGTGGCGAGCGGAACGATCCCGACGCCCCTTACCGCTTCGTGGTGGACCGGGACGCGGTGTCGGGCGACACGCGCCGCCTTTCACCGGGCCTGCGCCGGGACGATCCCACCGCCTCCTTTGCCGAGCGTCGCTACGCCCTGCGCGACGTGTGGATGTTCAGCGAGGCTCCTATGGCACGGCCCGCGCCCCTGCCGGAGGTGGGCTGA
- the cas6e gene encoding type I-E CRISPR-associated protein Cas6/Cse3/CasE has protein sequence MYLSRLFLNEGNRQADGDLRSAYGLHQSLRWAFPGAGEEGRPLPDGERLLWRNDDQKGLLVQSMTRPDWQALEDRWPGYFQDIQVRPLDLSGLREGDRLLFRLRANVTVNRYRNDQDRTTDPRTKREALRGAKEQLEWLDRQGERGGFAILGADIVQSGNVRLYKARGGAPMTLFAVTFEGLLTVEDPSQLAQTAQQGVGKAKSLGFGLLSLARR, from the coding sequence ATGTACCTCTCCCGTCTCTTCCTGAACGAGGGGAACCGTCAGGCCGATGGAGACCTGCGGAGCGCTTACGGCCTGCACCAGTCGCTGCGCTGGGCCTTTCCCGGCGCGGGCGAGGAAGGCCGCCCCCTCCCCGACGGCGAGCGGTTGCTGTGGCGCAACGATGATCAGAAGGGCCTCCTCGTGCAGAGCATGACCCGCCCCGATTGGCAGGCACTGGAGGACCGCTGGCCCGGCTACTTCCAAGACATCCAGGTGAGGCCCCTGGACCTCTCGGGCCTGCGCGAGGGGGACCGTCTGCTGTTCCGTTTGCGGGCGAACGTTACCGTCAACCGTTACCGCAACGACCAAGACCGCACGACGGACCCCCGCACGAAGCGGGAAGCCCTGCGCGGCGCGAAGGAACAACTGGAATGGCTCGACCGCCAGGGCGAACGGGGCGGCTTTGCCATACTGGGCGCGGACATCGTGCAGAGCGGCAACGTCCGGCTGTACAAGGCGCGGGGAGGCGCGCCCATGACCCTCTTCGCCGTGACCTTCGAGGGGCTGCTGACCGTGGAGGATCCCTCACAACTCGCGCAGACCGCACAGCAGGGCGTCGGCAAGGCCAAATCGCTGGGCTTCGGCCTGCTGAGCCTCGCCCGGAGGTAG
- the cas1e gene encoding type I-E CRISPR-associated endonuclease Cas1e codes for MTDLMTHQSQAPIVWKKQNLRELPKFRDGTSYLYLEHSTLEQDGRSIQAFHPEGMITIPCASLGVLLLGPGTSVSHSAMKALSDTGCSVLWVGEQGVRMYASGVGESRKSERLMRQARLWAHPRSRERIVRQMYTMRFPEGLPDHLTLQQIRGREGARVRDLYARYSQAHGVKWQERKYNRGNWDEASPINKAISSGTACLYGLAHAAILSCGYSPALGFVHTGKQLSFVYDVADLYKMEVVMPVAFQEAARGGQDIDRRVRLALRDHIKQLRLLERMANDLLTLLDDRHEIDPGDDDVGELWDPEGNVQGGVNHAGDDA; via the coding sequence GTGACGGATCTCATGACGCATCAGAGCCAGGCTCCAATCGTCTGGAAGAAACAGAATCTCCGGGAACTGCCCAAGTTTCGGGACGGGACCTCTTATCTGTACCTCGAGCACAGCACGCTGGAGCAGGACGGGCGCAGCATCCAAGCCTTCCACCCAGAGGGCATGATCACCATTCCCTGTGCCAGCTTGGGCGTGCTGTTGCTCGGCCCGGGGACCAGCGTGAGCCACAGCGCCATGAAGGCCCTCTCGGACACGGGCTGTTCAGTGCTGTGGGTGGGCGAACAGGGCGTGCGGATGTATGCCAGCGGCGTTGGGGAATCGCGCAAATCGGAGCGCCTGATGCGACAGGCCCGGCTGTGGGCACACCCCCGCAGTCGTGAACGCATCGTGCGGCAGATGTACACGATGCGCTTCCCAGAGGGGCTGCCCGACCACCTCACGCTGCAACAGATTCGCGGGCGCGAGGGGGCACGGGTGCGCGACTTGTACGCCCGCTACAGCCAAGCGCACGGCGTCAAGTGGCAGGAGCGCAAGTACAATCGCGGGAACTGGGACGAGGCCAGCCCCATCAACAAGGCGATCAGTAGCGGGACCGCTTGCCTGTACGGCCTCGCGCACGCAGCCATCCTGAGTTGTGGATACAGCCCAGCCCTGGGCTTCGTGCATACCGGCAAGCAACTCAGCTTCGTGTACGACGTGGCGGACCTGTACAAGATGGAAGTCGTGATGCCCGTCGCCTTTCAGGAGGCGGCGCGGGGCGGCCAGGACATCGACCGACGTGTGCGCCTGGCCCTGCGCGACCACATCAAGCAGTTGCGGCTGCTGGAGCGCATGGCGAACGATCTGCTCACCCTCCTCGACGACCGCCATGAGATTGACCCCGGGGATGACGACGTGGGCGAGTTGTGGGACCCCGAAGGCAATGTGCAGGGTGGGGTGAACCATGCTGGTGATGACGCTTGA
- the cas2e gene encoding type I-E CRISPR-associated endoribonuclease Cas2e has translation MLVMTLERVPPSLRGELTRWLIEVQTGVYVGTVSATVRDLLWDKVVQHARGGRCTQLYRSNSEQGFAVRMHGEGRRTLVDLEGYQLVAVKDARYETLKGNFAPPEELETL, from the coding sequence ATGCTGGTGATGACGCTTGAGCGTGTTCCCCCATCCTTGCGCGGAGAGCTGACACGCTGGCTGATCGAGGTCCAGACGGGCGTGTACGTGGGCACCGTCAGCGCTACTGTCCGCGACCTACTGTGGGACAAGGTGGTGCAGCACGCCCGCGGAGGCCGCTGCACCCAGCTCTACCGCAGCAACAGTGAGCAGGGTTTTGCTGTCCGGATGCATGGCGAGGGGCGGCGTACGTTGGTGGATCTCGAAGGGTATCAACTTGTGGCCGTCAAGGACGCCCGGTATGAGACACTAAAAGGGAACTTTGCCCCTCCCGAGGAGCTTGAAACTTTGTAA